One Phycisphaerae bacterium RAS2 DNA window includes the following coding sequences:
- the ptsI gene encoding Phosphoenolpyruvate-protein phosphotransferase, with product MPLKRGIGISSGVVIGEAVVLDTNETRMPKRVITPEQVQGELALLERVFESAKSEVASERVQFSARAGAELADIFGFHEGWLSDSKPRKEIAALISEKLYSAAYAISIFMRRYRRRFQEMASPFLQERARDILDIERRLIRHATGEVHQELSAGGDPKIVIAHDLTPSQIVMLEKSGRLLGLATDAGGATSHTAIIAAGLGIPAVVGLEDITANVSGGDIVVIDGLHGVVIINPDEAQRKEYTATAAHLNEVRASLDQLRDLPAETKDGVRVELMGNIEFPSEVEGCIAKGAMGIGLFRTEFLFLQQATSPDEEEQYQAYRAALEAVGDRPLVIRTLDLGGDKIHPGGGWEAERNPFLGLRSIRYSLQHLPLFRPQLRAIVRASAHGDVRIMFPLISRIMELRQAKYVLNLVMEELEDEGYEFKSTIPIGVMVETPAAAICARELAHETDFMSIGTNDLIQYTLAVDRTNERVSQLFTPADPSIIRLIRSVVRHGRRGGSSVSMCGEMAGDPMFAILLVGLGLRSFSMAAGNIPRVKKVIRAITLADAERVRRRVMGFETEREVLNYLRDETRKVWEEF from the coding sequence ATGCCTCTGAAGCGCGGCATCGGCATTTCCAGCGGCGTGGTCATCGGCGAGGCGGTCGTCCTCGACACGAACGAAACGCGCATGCCCAAGCGCGTCATCACACCTGAACAGGTGCAGGGTGAGCTTGCGCTGCTGGAGCGTGTGTTCGAATCGGCCAAGTCCGAAGTCGCTTCGGAGCGCGTGCAATTCTCCGCGCGGGCCGGCGCCGAGCTGGCGGACATCTTCGGCTTCCACGAGGGCTGGCTAAGCGACTCCAAGCCTCGCAAGGAGATCGCCGCGCTGATCTCCGAGAAACTGTACAGCGCCGCGTACGCCATCAGCATCTTCATGCGGCGCTATCGCCGGCGTTTCCAGGAAATGGCCAGCCCGTTTCTTCAGGAGCGCGCGCGCGACATCCTCGACATCGAGCGCCGCTTGATTCGCCATGCGACCGGCGAGGTTCACCAGGAATTGTCCGCCGGGGGCGACCCCAAGATCGTCATCGCGCACGATCTCACTCCATCGCAGATTGTGATGTTGGAAAAGTCCGGGCGATTGCTGGGCCTGGCGACCGACGCCGGCGGCGCGACTTCGCACACGGCGATCATCGCGGCGGGCCTCGGGATTCCCGCGGTAGTCGGCCTGGAAGACATCACGGCCAACGTGTCCGGCGGCGACATTGTCGTGATCGACGGCCTGCACGGCGTCGTCATCATCAACCCCGATGAAGCGCAGCGAAAAGAGTACACGGCGACGGCGGCGCATCTGAACGAAGTGCGCGCCTCGTTGGACCAGCTTCGCGATCTGCCGGCCGAGACGAAGGACGGCGTGCGTGTCGAGCTAATGGGGAACATCGAGTTTCCGTCGGAGGTCGAGGGCTGCATCGCCAAGGGCGCCATGGGCATCGGGCTGTTTCGCACCGAGTTTCTGTTTCTTCAACAGGCCACGTCGCCGGACGAAGAGGAGCAGTATCAGGCGTATCGTGCGGCGCTCGAGGCAGTGGGAGATCGCCCGCTGGTCATTCGCACGCTTGACCTGGGCGGCGACAAGATCCATCCCGGCGGCGGGTGGGAAGCCGAGCGCAACCCGTTCCTGGGCCTGCGCTCGATTCGATACAGTTTGCAACATCTGCCGTTGTTCCGTCCGCAGCTTCGGGCGATTGTGCGAGCTAGCGCGCACGGCGACGTGCGCATCATGTTTCCGCTGATCTCGCGCATCATGGAGCTGCGCCAGGCGAAGTACGTGTTGAATCTCGTGATGGAGGAGCTGGAAGACGAGGGCTACGAATTCAAGAGCACCATTCCGATCGGGGTCATGGTCGAGACGCCCGCGGCGGCGATCTGTGCCAGAGAACTGGCACACGAGACGGATTTCATGAGCATCGGCACCAACGACCTGATCCAGTACACCCTCGCCGTGGACCGCACCAACGAACGCGTGTCGCAGTTGTTCACCCCGGCCGATCCGTCGATCATTCGGCTGATCCGGTCGGTGGTGCGGCATGGCCGGCGGGGCGGTTCGTCGGTGAGCATGTGCGGCGAGATGGCGGGCGACCCGATGTTTGCTATCCTTCTGGTGGGGCTGGGGTTGCGCTCGTTCTCGATGGCGGCAGGGAACATCCCGCGCGTGAAAAAGGTCATCCGAGCGATCACCCTGGCCGATGCGGAAAGGGTTCGCCGCCGGGTGATGGGTTTCGAGACCGAGCGCGAGGTGCTAAACTACCTGCGTGACGAGACCCGCAAGGTTTGGGAAGAGTTCTAA
- a CDS encoding DNA utilization protein GntX, with translation MSRALTVAARVLRPWGPRLIDLVVPRTCCACGIPLGHAGEDWCAACATNLSALLERDYCQQCGEPAGAYLLRAGVCTACTQRKSSLRFTRFARVGRYRGPLRALVLRFKRQFSLDQLLGGLLADAVRGVFDPQQVDVWIPVPSHWRRRLQLGCWPTRLLAESMAARVGGAVWPVLRTTRYIRPFHARRLSAMEKAKEIRGAFAVRRRLDLRGLNVGLVDDVMTTGATLAEARRTVRAAGAKHVYAAVLARAGGFPEPFASVDATPQSPYTPSTDA, from the coding sequence ATGTCCAGGGCGCTCACCGTTGCCGCTCGCGTGTTGAGGCCGTGGGGCCCCCGGCTCATTGATCTCGTCGTTCCCAGGACGTGTTGCGCGTGCGGCATTCCGCTGGGGCATGCCGGCGAAGACTGGTGCGCGGCGTGCGCGACGAACCTGTCAGCGCTGCTCGAACGCGACTATTGTCAACAATGCGGAGAGCCGGCGGGCGCGTACCTGCTTCGCGCGGGCGTCTGCACGGCCTGCACGCAGCGCAAGTCCTCGCTGCGGTTCACGCGCTTCGCGCGAGTCGGTCGGTATCGCGGTCCGTTGCGCGCGCTGGTGTTGCGGTTCAAGCGGCAATTCTCGCTGGATCAATTGCTCGGTGGATTGCTTGCCGACGCGGTGCGCGGCGTGTTTGACCCACAGCAGGTTGATGTCTGGATCCCGGTGCCATCCCATTGGCGACGGCGGCTGCAGCTTGGCTGTTGGCCGACGCGCCTGCTGGCCGAGTCCATGGCGGCGCGCGTAGGCGGCGCGGTGTGGCCGGTGCTTCGCACGACGCGATACATCCGCCCGTTTCACGCGCGGCGGTTGTCAGCAATGGAGAAGGCGAAAGAGATTCGCGGTGCGTTCGCGGTTCGTCGCAGGCTGGACTTGCGCGGGTTGAACGTCGGGCTGGTGGACGACGTGATGACCACGGGTGCGACGCTGGCGGAAGCCCGGCGCACGGTGCGTGCCGCCGGCGCGAAGCACGTTTATGCGGCGGTCCTCGCTCGCGCGGGCGGCTTCCCCGAGCCGTTTGCAAGCGTTGACGCGACGCCGCAAAGCCCCTACACTCCGTCGACAGACGCATGA
- the hpf gene encoding Ribosome hibernation promoting factor — MQVTVSARHMEVSQKLREYAEEKAQKFPHFYDRVLSAEIVFDVEGIRHRCDIIVRGDHHTTFVAKEEHENPYAAFDAAEKDLERQLNRHKERHRNRKHPGMDGSPGGA, encoded by the coding sequence ATGCAAGTGACGGTGAGCGCGCGGCACATGGAGGTCAGCCAGAAACTTCGGGAGTACGCCGAGGAAAAAGCGCAGAAGTTTCCACATTTCTACGACCGCGTGCTGAGCGCGGAGATCGTGTTTGACGTGGAAGGCATCCGCCATCGCTGCGACATCATCGTGCGCGGCGACCACCATACCACATTTGTCGCGAAGGAAGAGCACGAGAACCCCTACGCGGCGTTTGATGCGGCCGAGAAGGACCTCGAGCGCCAGTTGAATCGGCACAAGGAGCGCCATCGCAATCGAAAGCATCCCGGCATGGATGGATCGCCGGGCGGCGCGTGA
- the rne gene encoding Ribonuclease E, translating to MSSSGKRASGKPGSARKEGRTRTGAPRRRTSKTDKSTEDQAPIDTPVIESPPVVDALPAEPPRAAPPARSHGSGFASGFADGIFDPNEGGSAGSAVSFEDVSDELIAIDETTVKVVSPGATAPMHPSGTFQRDVRSDSPQRPSAEHRPARPAGAPGSTARSPGFRADPGFAVGFDEELVAQAVSATPAPETDDRIESPALDDSEAEDTPADTGGDSAERSQDGQDEQRRGRRRRGRRGGRGRRRGRDREETADEPSAEAVDRPLPEPAEAEQRDADPDSVESEVDEIADEDTMRAMAGPVALPGVTREADLQEAASPRRRGRRPTPEDEVEVPPADTDEPPANREMLINGSDPDECRIAILREGRLDELYIERATQVSNVMNIYKGRVTNVEPSIQAAFIDFGLPTHGFLHISDLHPRYFPESKGEPELVGRKTPRRARPPIQNCLRRGQEVIVQVIKEGIGTKGPTLSTYISLPGRFLVMMPGMDQHGVSRKVEDPEARRKTREVLNQLTLPKDMGFIVRTAGVGRTQRDLQRDLNYLVRLWNQVAQRTRDEPAPAELYKESDLVIRTIRDVYDASLKRIIVDNPRVAERVREFLAIASPQAEDAVAEYDGPEPLFHRFGIEAEIDKLHSRAVPLPCGGSLVIESTEALVAIDVNSGRFRVHENAEETAYRVNLEAADEIARQLRLRDLGGLIICDFIDMMQEKHRRAVERRLAEALRSHKERAKLLRISRFGILEMTRQRQRPSFAKNTFAECPRCSGSGRVKTTESVCLDVMRQIRMASQREGVASIDVSVSLPVATELLNRKRHALTDLEREGGLAIRIHAEAGFTVDEVRLACIDRRGRDVPMGAGAAPATMRPVSRAAPVARPPAIPAAPGERPSGSRGRRGSRGGRGRRGRGGQKAANAEAADGSSESGRAEGEAAARPASTSRGTRDRSTGRKSGPPRSR from the coding sequence GTGAGTTCATCAGGAAAGCGCGCTTCCGGCAAGCCCGGCAGCGCCCGCAAGGAAGGCCGCACGCGCACCGGTGCGCCGCGCCGCCGAACCAGTAAGACAGACAAATCCACAGAAGATCAGGCTCCGATCGACACGCCGGTGATCGAGTCGCCGCCCGTTGTAGACGCGCTGCCCGCCGAACCACCGCGCGCAGCGCCGCCGGCGCGGTCACACGGTTCCGGCTTTGCATCGGGCTTTGCCGACGGAATTTTCGATCCCAACGAGGGCGGGTCGGCCGGTTCCGCGGTCAGCTTCGAAGACGTATCGGATGAGTTGATCGCGATCGACGAAACGACGGTGAAAGTGGTGTCGCCCGGTGCGACGGCCCCGATGCATCCGTCAGGCACCTTCCAGCGCGATGTGCGAAGTGATTCGCCTCAACGTCCGTCGGCGGAGCATCGCCCGGCACGGCCAGCCGGCGCGCCGGGATCGACCGCGCGATCGCCGGGATTCCGCGCCGATCCGGGCTTTGCCGTTGGGTTTGACGAAGAGCTGGTGGCCCAGGCCGTTTCAGCGACCCCTGCGCCGGAAACAGACGATCGCATCGAATCGCCCGCGTTGGATGATTCGGAAGCAGAAGACACCCCGGCCGACACGGGCGGAGACTCGGCAGAGCGTTCCCAGGATGGTCAGGATGAGCAGCGTCGTGGTCGACGTCGGCGAGGTCGCCGTGGCGGACGCGGCCGGCGTCGTGGGCGTGATCGGGAGGAAACGGCGGACGAGCCCTCGGCAGAAGCCGTCGACAGGCCTTTGCCGGAACCGGCCGAAGCCGAACAGCGCGACGCGGACCCCGATTCGGTGGAGAGCGAGGTCGACGAAATCGCGGACGAAGATACGATGCGCGCGATGGCGGGGCCGGTGGCGCTGCCGGGTGTGACGCGCGAGGCTGATTTGCAGGAGGCGGCATCGCCCCGTCGACGCGGCCGCCGCCCGACCCCCGAGGACGAGGTGGAAGTCCCTCCGGCCGACACCGACGAGCCGCCCGCCAACCGCGAAATGCTAATCAACGGAAGCGATCCCGACGAATGTCGCATTGCGATTCTTCGCGAGGGCCGGCTGGATGAGCTGTACATCGAGCGGGCGACGCAGGTCAGCAACGTGATGAACATCTACAAGGGCCGGGTGACGAACGTGGAGCCGTCGATCCAGGCGGCGTTCATTGACTTCGGCCTGCCGACGCACGGGTTTCTGCACATCAGCGACCTGCACCCGCGCTATTTTCCGGAGAGCAAGGGCGAGCCGGAGCTGGTCGGCCGCAAGACGCCGCGCCGCGCCCGACCGCCGATTCAAAACTGCCTTCGCCGCGGCCAGGAAGTAATCGTTCAGGTCATCAAGGAAGGCATCGGGACCAAGGGGCCGACGCTGTCGACGTACATTTCGCTGCCCGGCCGATTCCTCGTGATGATGCCGGGGATGGATCAGCACGGCGTTTCGCGCAAGGTGGAGGACCCCGAAGCCCGTCGCAAGACGCGCGAAGTGCTGAACCAACTGACGCTGCCGAAGGACATGGGATTCATCGTGCGCACGGCGGGCGTGGGCAGGACGCAGCGCGACCTGCAACGCGACTTGAATTACCTCGTGCGCCTTTGGAACCAGGTGGCCCAGCGCACGCGCGACGAACCGGCGCCGGCCGAGCTGTACAAAGAGAGCGACCTGGTCATTCGCACGATTCGCGACGTGTACGACGCCAGCTTGAAGCGGATCATCGTGGACAATCCGCGCGTGGCCGAGCGCGTGCGCGAGTTTCTCGCGATCGCCAGCCCACAGGCCGAGGACGCGGTCGCGGAGTATGACGGGCCCGAACCGCTGTTTCACCGGTTCGGGATCGAGGCGGAGATCGACAAGCTGCACTCGCGTGCGGTGCCGCTGCCCTGCGGCGGGTCGCTGGTCATTGAATCCACCGAGGCGCTGGTCGCAATCGACGTGAACTCCGGTCGGTTCCGGGTCCATGAGAATGCCGAAGAGACGGCGTATCGCGTGAACCTGGAGGCGGCCGATGAAATCGCGCGGCAGCTGCGACTGCGCGACTTGGGCGGCCTGATCATCTGCGATTTCATTGACATGATGCAGGAAAAGCACCGTCGCGCGGTGGAGCGGCGGCTGGCCGAAGCGCTGCGAAGTCACAAGGAGCGCGCCAAACTGCTTCGCATCTCGCGGTTCGGAATCCTCGAGATGACGCGCCAGCGTCAGCGGCCGTCGTTCGCGAAAAACACGTTCGCCGAGTGCCCCCGTTGCAGCGGGAGCGGCCGCGTGAAGACGACCGAGTCGGTCTGCCTGGATGTGATGCGGCAGATTCGCATGGCCAGTCAGCGCGAGGGCGTTGCAAGCATCGACGTGAGTGTCAGCCTGCCCGTCGCGACGGAACTGTTGAATCGCAAGCGGCACGCGCTGACGGATCTGGAGCGCGAGGGTGGATTGGCGATTCGCATTCACGCCGAGGCCGGATTCACCGTTGATGAGGTGCGTCTTGCCTGCATAGATCGGCGCGGGCGCGATGTGCCGATGGGGGCGGGCGCGGCGCCGGCGACGATGCGTCCCGTTTCGAGAGCGGCACCTGTGGCACGGCCTCCTGCGATTCCTGCCGCTCCCGGCGAGCGGCCCAGCGGGTCTCGAGGTCGGCGCGGCAGTCGTGGAGGTCGCGGGCGGCGCGGTCGCGGCGGACAAAAAGCCGCTAACGCGGAAGCGGCCGACGGGTCTTCTGAATCGGGCCGAGCCGAAGGCGAAGCCGCCGCGCGGCCTGCGTCCACGAGCCGCGGAACGCGTGACCGGTCGACGGGCCGAAAGAGCGGGCCACCGAGAAGCCGATAA
- the fruA_2 gene encoding PTS system fructose-specific EIIABC component codes for MKLLDFVVKGAITANLESTDRNGVIRELVGLLVKSGSIAEEHAETLIRSVIARENQGSTGFGKGVAVPHVKHDSIPRIMAAVGRSAAGIDFSALDRAPVYTVVLLCSPGSNPEGHLQAMENIFKHLNRDNFRRFLRQSETTDAILDLFDEADQSAG; via the coding sequence ATGAAACTGCTGGACTTCGTGGTCAAGGGGGCGATAACGGCCAATCTCGAATCGACCGATCGAAACGGCGTCATCCGCGAGCTGGTCGGCCTGCTGGTCAAGTCGGGTTCGATCGCCGAGGAGCACGCCGAGACTCTCATCCGATCGGTCATCGCGCGGGAGAATCAGGGCAGCACGGGTTTCGGTAAGGGCGTGGCCGTGCCGCATGTGAAGCACGACTCCATTCCGCGGATCATGGCGGCCGTCGGGCGCAGCGCGGCGGGGATTGATTTTTCGGCGCTGGATCGGGCGCCGGTTTATACGGTTGTCCTGTTGTGTTCGCCGGGTTCGAATCCCGAAGGCCATTTGCAGGCAATGGAGAACATTTTCAAACACCTGAACCGGGATAACTTCCGCCGTTTCCTGCGGCAATCTGAAACCACCGATGCGATTCTCGATCTGTTTGACGAAGCGGATCAGTCCGCGGGTTGA
- the ptsH gene encoding Phosphocarrier protein HPr has protein sequence MPDDLEQAQREVVITNRQGLHARPVMKFVDLAMQYPCEVSVINGQQRADGKSPMEMMLLVGVPGTRLTLHARGERAAAALEALAQLIDSKFGED, from the coding sequence ATGCCGGATGACCTGGAACAGGCGCAGCGGGAAGTCGTCATCACCAACCGCCAGGGTCTTCATGCTCGCCCGGTGATGAAGTTCGTCGATCTGGCGATGCAATATCCATGCGAAGTAAGTGTCATCAATGGTCAGCAGCGGGCCGACGGCAAAAGCCCGATGGAAATGATGCTGCTTGTCGGGGTTCCCGGCACGCGGCTGACCCTGCACGCGCGCGGCGAACGGGCGGCAGCCGCCCTCGAAGCGCTGGCCCAGCTCATCGATTCGAAGTTCGGCGAAGACTGA